The Halorhodospira halophila SL1 genomic sequence GACCGTCTCGGGGTTGTCCAGGGTGCCAGTGCCCTCGAAGAAGGCGATGCCGGCAAAGCCCGTAAAGATGGCGCCGAACAGGGCGAAGACCATCCAGCTCATGCCGATGAACCGGGCCGCGGGGATATCCCGAGGACTGCGGATGGCCATGAAACGGGTCAGCACGTGGGGCTGCCCGAAGTAGCCCAGGCCCCAGGCCATCAGCGAGATGATGCTGAACAGGGTCACGTCGTGGAAGGCGTCCAGCGCGCCCGGCTCCAGCTCCCCGACGGCGCCGGCGGTCTCCGACCAGCCGCCGAGGTTCATCACGGTGATCACCGGCACCAGGATCAGGGCGACGAACATCAGGATGCCCTGGATGAAGTCGGTCCAGCTAACCGCCAGGAAACCGCCCAGCAGCGTGTACACCAGGATCACCGAGGCGCCGATCGCCAGCGCCAGGGTGTACTCCACCCCGAAGGTGTCCTCGAACAGCGTCCCCGCCGCCACCAGACCGGCCGAGGTGTAGAAGGTAAAGAACAGCAGGATCACCAGGGCCGAGACCACGCGCAGCGCCGAGGTCTGGTCCCGGAAGCGATTCTCGAAGTAGGCCGGGATGGTAATCGAGTCCCGCGCCACCTCGGTGTAGCGACGCAGACGCTCGGCAATGAACTGCCAGTTGAGGTAGGCGCCGATGGTCAGGCCCACCGCAATCCAGATCTGGTTCATCCCGGAGGCGTAGACCGCACCGGGCAGACCAAGCAGGAGCCAGCCGCTCATGTCCGAGGCGCCGGCCGAGAGGGCCGCCGTCCCCGAACCCAGGCGACGCCCGCCGAGGATGTAGTCGGCGAGGCTCTTGGTGAAGCGGTAGGCGAACAGCCCCACCAGGATCATCAGGATCAGGTAGACGACAAAGGTCGCCAGTAGCGGGATGTTGAGATCGAGTTCGCCGTTCATCGGTCTTCCTCCCGCATCTTGTGGCGCACCAGGCTCACCAGGGCGAGCGCCACCACCAGCAGCATGGGCACCAACAGCCAGAACCAGGTGGCCGCAGTCAGGTTCTCTTCCATAGCCCGCTCCCTTCGCTTGCAAAGCCCCGCGGCCCATCCGCTGCAGGGCACGATCATCGCCCGTTGAGTGCAGTTTTTGTGCCGCGACCCGCACCCGCGGGATCGACCGTCATCGGCGCAGTGAATGCACCACGGGTGAGCGGGAATGAAATACCAGGCACCGCTTTCGTGCAAGGCTCTGCGCCCGGATACCCCCCTGGCCGATCCGGCTGGCAGGAACCACACTCCCCCCACGACCACCCCGACCGCAGCCCACCGCCCGCGATCCGGACAGTGGCACGCCCCCTGCAGGGAGAAGCGCCATCCGCTGCCCGATCCGACCCTTCAGAGGAGGTGCCATGAGCGCGTTCGTCCACCCGGAG encodes the following:
- the putP gene encoding sodium/proline symporter PutP — encoded protein: MNGELDLNIPLLATFVVYLILMILVGLFAYRFTKSLADYILGGRRLGSGTAALSAGASDMSGWLLLGLPGAVYASGMNQIWIAVGLTIGAYLNWQFIAERLRRYTEVARDSITIPAYFENRFRDQTSALRVVSALVILLFFTFYTSAGLVAAGTLFEDTFGVEYTLALAIGASVILVYTLLGGFLAVSWTDFIQGILMFVALILVPVITVMNLGGWSETAGAVGELEPGALDAFHDVTLFSIISLMAWGLGYFGQPHVLTRFMAIRSPRDIPAARFIGMSWMVFALFGAIFTGFAGIAFFEGTGTLDNPETVFMALIQALFNPWVAGCLLAAVLAAIMSTIDSQLLVSSSALSEDFYKRFLRPRAGDRELVWVGRGTVLGIGIFATLLALNPDAAVLDLVAYAWAGFGAAFGPVIILSVFWRGATRNGALAGIIVGAVTVVVWDLLEGGLFDMYEILPGFILGTLAILIFSRVGGRPSAEIEREFDKVEQGTR